A single genomic interval of Mucilaginibacter boryungensis harbors:
- a CDS encoding endonuclease MutS2 produces MLYPQNSADKLGFTDVKELIKTHCLSEMGRQMVDKIQVMNNYDNIQKFLSQANEFKNILQNDTALPIQHFFDIKSLANKARVEGAFLSEEEFYQVQASLTTVFAVIAYFNEREGQYPNLEALFEHLPIEKAILKKIDAVIDQKGKIRPNASRELLEITSGIARAEQEARRKIDQVFKNAGNNGWTADGSLTVRDGRLCIPLLAENKRKLKGFIHDESSSGQTVYMEPEEVFVLNNRVRDLEFERRREIVKILTALTDELRPYTPLLLSYHSLLTKLDFVRAKALFAMDIEGEMPEVVNDARIKLVNARHPLLFLSFKKEHKTVVPLNVQIDEGTRVVVVSGPNAGGKSVCMKTVGLLQMMAQAGLLIPAADNSVVGVFKQVFVDIGDDQSIESDLSTYSAHLSKMKHFVENANGKTLILIDEFGTGTDPQFGGPIAEAVLEALNHKKVKGMVTTHYSNLKIFASNTPGLENASMLFDNVQMKPMYMLEVGKPGSSYAFEIAQKIGLPQNVLNLAKNKIGTNQKKVDTLLVDLEREKKEIFDTKLQLDKQQRKVNTLLQENEQLKSYLEENQKALIRDAKQQAKNIILDANKLVENTIAEIKSNQADKEKTRNLRENLNKELQKNTVKPETPKQTVVDDELKPGDWVKLVDSETTGQVMEIVKDNVIIAIGDLRTVAKKKRVQKVSRKEVPKEVRRSYSNSNTNDVANFSPEIDVRGQRGEEALYNIEKVLDRAIMMGFGTIKILHGKGDGILRKLIREYLRKYEQVSRLEDEHADRGGDGITYVYLR; encoded by the coding sequence ATGCTGTACCCGCAAAATAGTGCCGATAAATTAGGTTTTACCGATGTTAAGGAATTGATAAAAACCCATTGCCTGAGCGAAATGGGCCGGCAGATGGTGGATAAGATACAGGTAATGAACAATTACGATAATATCCAAAAGTTCCTGAGCCAGGCTAACGAGTTTAAAAACATCCTGCAAAATGATACCGCTTTGCCTATCCAGCACTTTTTTGATATTAAGTCGCTGGCTAATAAAGCAAGGGTAGAGGGTGCCTTTTTAAGCGAGGAGGAATTTTACCAGGTGCAGGCATCACTAACTACGGTGTTTGCAGTGATCGCCTATTTTAATGAGCGTGAGGGGCAGTATCCCAACCTGGAAGCTTTATTTGAACACCTGCCTATAGAGAAGGCCATCCTGAAAAAGATAGACGCGGTGATTGATCAGAAAGGCAAGATCAGGCCTAACGCCTCGCGCGAATTGCTGGAGATCACCTCGGGTATAGCCAGGGCCGAACAGGAAGCCCGCCGCAAGATAGACCAGGTATTTAAAAATGCCGGCAACAACGGCTGGACGGCGGACGGATCGCTAACCGTGCGCGACGGGCGGTTATGTATCCCGCTGCTGGCCGAGAACAAACGCAAGCTGAAGGGTTTCATTCATGACGAATCTTCATCCGGGCAAACCGTTTATATGGAGCCCGAGGAGGTTTTTGTATTGAATAACCGCGTGCGCGATCTGGAATTTGAGCGCCGCCGCGAAATTGTAAAAATACTAACCGCCCTGACGGATGAACTGCGTCCCTATACACCATTATTATTATCCTACCATAGTCTGTTAACCAAGCTCGATTTTGTGCGGGCCAAAGCGCTTTTCGCGATGGATATAGAGGGCGAGATGCCCGAGGTAGTGAATGATGCGCGGATAAAACTGGTAAACGCGCGCCACCCTTTGCTGTTCCTCAGTTTTAAAAAGGAACATAAAACAGTAGTGCCTTTAAATGTGCAGATAGATGAGGGGACGCGCGTTGTAGTGGTATCGGGCCCGAACGCGGGGGGTAAATCTGTATGTATGAAAACTGTGGGCTTGTTGCAGATGATGGCGCAGGCCGGTTTGCTGATCCCTGCAGCTGATAATAGTGTGGTTGGGGTATTTAAGCAGGTGTTTGTTGATATTGGCGACGACCAAAGTATTGAAAGCGATTTGAGTACCTATAGCGCGCACTTATCAAAAATGAAGCATTTTGTAGAGAACGCCAACGGCAAAACCCTGATACTGATTGATGAGTTTGGTACAGGCACCGATCCGCAATTTGGCGGGCCGATAGCTGAAGCTGTGCTGGAAGCGCTAAACCATAAAAAGGTAAAAGGTATGGTGACCACGCACTATAGCAACCTTAAAATATTTGCCAGCAATACCCCGGGTCTCGAGAATGCCAGTATGTTGTTTGATAATGTGCAGATGAAACCCATGTACATGCTGGAAGTGGGCAAGCCCGGCAGCAGTTACGCGTTTGAGATAGCCCAGAAGATAGGCTTGCCGCAAAACGTGCTGAACCTGGCCAAAAACAAAATTGGCACCAATCAGAAAAAAGTGGATACCCTGCTGGTTGACCTGGAGCGCGAGAAGAAAGAGATATTTGATACCAAATTACAACTGGATAAGCAGCAACGCAAGGTAAACACACTATTACAGGAAAACGAGCAGTTGAAAAGCTACCTGGAAGAAAATCAAAAGGCCCTCATTCGTGATGCTAAGCAACAAGCCAAAAATATTATACTGGACGCCAATAAACTGGTAGAAAATACCATAGCTGAAATAAAAAGCAACCAGGCCGATAAGGAGAAAACCCGCAACCTGCGCGAGAACCTGAACAAGGAACTGCAAAAGAATACGGTTAAGCCGGAAACACCAAAACAAACGGTTGTTGATGATGAGCTGAAGCCAGGCGATTGGGTGAAGCTGGTAGATTCGGAAACAACCGGGCAGGTGATGGAGATTGTGAAGGATAATGTGATCATTGCCATTGGCGACCTGCGCACTGTTGCTAAAAAGAAACGGGTACAAAAAGTATCAAGAAAAGAAGTCCCTAAAGAAGTAAGGCGCAGCTACAGTAATAGTAATACCAACGATGTGGCTAATTTTAGTCCCGAGATTGATGTACGCGGACAGCGTGGCGAAGAGGCCCTATATAATATTGAAAAAGTACTGGACAGGGCCATTATGATGGGTTTCGGTACCATTAAAATACTGCACGGCAAAGGCGACGGTATCCTGCGCAAACTTATCCGCGAATATCTGCGCAAATACGAACAGGTAAGCCGCCTGGAAGACGAGCATGCCGACAGGGGTGGGGATGGGATTACTTATGTTTATTTGAGGTAA
- the dinB gene encoding DNA polymerase IV, producing MEFKRHIVHIDLDSFFVSVERKFNPSLIGKPVLIGGSADRGVVASCSYEARKFGIHSAMPMKTAMRLCPHAIIVRGTHGRYGEASREVTQIIHDTVPLYQKTSVDEFYIDLTGMDRFYDCYKFAGELRQKVIKTTGLPISFGLSSGKTVSKMATNQAKPNGQLFVPHGKEKEFLAPLSIRKIPMLGEKTCQKLYAYGIEKIGDLQKVNLKFLEAVFGKAGLFIYEKAHGIDHSEIIPHSDRKSISTEHTFNTNVSEQRTLETILISMTEELAGKLRRENKVASCLAIKVRYANFETHTIQEKIPLTAAEHILLPGVKNLLKKAWNGHRPIRLIGVKLSNLCTGSYQINLFEDNEERIKLYQAMDRINFKFGDKTICRAAGMEIGTRNFNPFLRD from the coding sequence GTGGAATTCAAACGGCATATCGTACATATCGATCTCGATTCATTTTTTGTATCGGTTGAACGGAAGTTTAACCCCTCGCTTATTGGTAAACCTGTACTTATTGGCGGCTCGGCCGATCGTGGTGTGGTAGCATCGTGCAGTTACGAGGCCCGTAAGTTTGGGATCCATTCGGCCATGCCCATGAAAACCGCTATGCGGCTTTGTCCGCATGCTATTATTGTGCGTGGCACACACGGGCGTTATGGCGAGGCATCACGCGAGGTAACGCAGATCATCCATGATACCGTTCCCCTGTACCAGAAAACATCGGTAGATGAGTTTTATATTGACCTGACCGGCATGGACCGCTTTTACGATTGTTACAAGTTTGCGGGTGAGTTGCGGCAAAAAGTAATCAAAACCACCGGGTTGCCTATATCATTCGGCTTATCATCGGGTAAAACGGTTTCAAAAATGGCCACTAACCAGGCCAAGCCAAACGGACAATTATTTGTGCCGCACGGTAAAGAAAAAGAGTTTTTAGCGCCTTTGTCTATCCGCAAAATACCTATGCTTGGCGAAAAGACCTGCCAAAAATTATATGCGTACGGTATCGAAAAAATTGGCGATCTGCAAAAAGTGAACCTGAAGTTCCTGGAAGCGGTATTTGGCAAAGCCGGGCTATTTATTTACGAGAAAGCCCACGGTATTGATCATAGCGAGATAATCCCCCACTCCGACCGTAAGTCCATATCTACCGAGCATACTTTTAATACTAACGTATCCGAGCAACGTACACTGGAAACCATTTTAATATCCATGACTGAGGAACTGGCCGGTAAACTGCGCCGCGAAAATAAGGTAGCCAGTTGTTTGGCTATTAAAGTACGTTACGCCAACTTTGAAACCCATACCATCCAGGAAAAAATACCGCTAACCGCCGCCGAACATATCCTGCTACCGGGCGTGAAAAATTTACTAAAGAAAGCTTGGAACGGGCACCGGCCTATCCGGCTTATTGGTGTTAAGCTAAGCAACCTGTGCACCGGCAGCTACCAGATAAATTTGTTTGAGGATAATGAAGAGCGCATTAAACTTTACCAGGCTATGGACCGCATTAACTTTAAGTTTGGCGATAAAACCATTTGCCGGGCCGCGGGTATGGAAATTGGCACCAGGAATTTTAATCCTTTTTTAAGGGATTGA
- a CDS encoding 2'-5' RNA ligase family protein, translated as MDTYTDYLMLIAPPKNVIYDIGRYKRASARVIGDFPGMNSPAHISINHQHRCKPFTARHAISQMSEKLGLLTPQELQISNFKYFTHGQTGFTIYACVVTNDHVDRWFKGVQNSMRVIQKHSIPHITVAKNIPPDKFKMLWPKFEQCKFQTSFIADKLTVLERETYVQHSKWRIFKEYRFGERLMEY; from the coding sequence ATGGATACTTACACCGATTACCTGATGCTGATTGCACCACCTAAAAATGTGATCTACGATATTGGCCGTTATAAAAGGGCCTCGGCACGGGTAATAGGCGATTTCCCGGGGATGAACTCGCCGGCCCATATCAGCATCAACCACCAGCACCGGTGTAAACCCTTCACCGCCCGGCATGCTATCAGTCAGATGAGCGAGAAGTTAGGATTACTGACACCGCAGGAATTACAGATAAGCAATTTTAAGTATTTTACCCATGGGCAAACCGGCTTTACTATTTATGCCTGCGTAGTTACTAACGACCATGTAGACCGCTGGTTTAAAGGCGTGCAAAACAGTATGCGGGTTATTCAAAAACATAGTATCCCGCATATTACGGTAGCCAAAAATATCCCGCCGGATAAATTTAAAATGCTGTGGCCAAAGTTTGAGCAATGTAAATTTCAAACCAGTTTTATAGCCGATAAGCTGACTGTGCTGGAACGGGAAACCTACGTGCAGCATTCTAAATGGCGGATATTTAAAGAATATAGGTTTGGGGAAAGGCTGATGGAGTATTAG
- a CDS encoding SDR family oxidoreductase: MPIKTTVITGATSGIGKETALALAQKDHAVYMLVRNVEKGKQVRNEIIAASNNRYIHVIYCDLADLKTVKAATEILKEKLFAINVLINNAGGIFATRELSEDGYEMTFAANHLGHFLLTMSLMPLLEKGQARIINVSSEAHRIGKLYFDDLQAEKEYSSFKRYGMAKLFNIYFAKSLAERYQNKGITAFALHPGMVSTAFWAQSSGWAKVLEFISRPFMITAQQGAQTSVYLATAPKLDKESGQYFKKQHVAKPSSLANNKSARDQLWDISTQLTKAYL; the protein is encoded by the coding sequence ATGCCTATAAAAACAACCGTTATCACCGGGGCTACGTCCGGCATTGGGAAAGAAACCGCGCTTGCTTTAGCGCAAAAAGACCATGCTGTATATATGCTGGTGCGTAATGTAGAGAAGGGTAAACAAGTGCGTAACGAGATTATAGCAGCAAGTAACAACCGGTATATACATGTAATTTATTGCGATTTGGCCGACCTGAAAACGGTTAAAGCCGCGACCGAAATATTAAAAGAAAAGTTGTTTGCAATAAATGTACTGATAAATAATGCAGGGGGGATTTTTGCCACCCGGGAACTAAGTGAGGATGGTTATGAAATGACCTTTGCTGCCAATCATTTAGGCCATTTCCTGTTGACAATGAGTTTAATGCCATTGCTGGAAAAAGGCCAGGCCCGCATTATCAATGTAAGTTCGGAAGCTCATAGGATAGGTAAGCTTTATTTTGATGACCTGCAGGCCGAAAAGGAATATTCCTCTTTCAAAAGATACGGTATGGCTAAGTTGTTTAATATTTACTTTGCCAAATCGCTTGCCGAGCGTTATCAAAACAAAGGTATTACGGCCTTCGCGCTTCATCCCGGCATGGTAAGTACTGCTTTTTGGGCGCAATCAAGCGGTTGGGCTAAGGTTTTGGAATTTATTTCCAGGCCGTTTATGATTACGGCGCAACAAGGTGCACAAACTTCCGTATACCTTGCAACGGCGCCAAAGCTTGACAAAGAAAGCGGGCAATACTTTAAAAAGCAGCACGTTGCCAAACCTTCATCATTGGCTAACAATAAGTCTGCCCGAGATCAATTGTGGGATATCAGCACGCAATTAACCAAGGCATATTTATAA
- a CDS encoding c-type cytochrome, with amino-acid sequence MITLNKKLLITMGLSSLIVFGAVASMPQETKAPEYKNLKVLSKKLTHRQLGGIMDQWAKALGVRCNFCHARGADGKNDFASDAKPEKLMAREMFKMTAKINKKYFKAGKDSLGMVMNSGIACVTCHHGTSHPEGGMHHEEAESK; translated from the coding sequence ATGATCACACTGAACAAAAAGCTATTGATAACTATGGGGCTTAGCTCCCTCATTGTTTTCGGCGCGGTGGCTTCAATGCCCCAGGAAACCAAAGCACCTGAATATAAAAACCTTAAAGTTTTATCTAAAAAGCTTACACACAGGCAATTGGGCGGTATTATGGATCAATGGGCTAAAGCCTTAGGTGTTCGCTGCAACTTTTGCCATGCCCGTGGCGCCGATGGCAAAAATGATTTCGCAAGCGATGCTAAACCAGAAAAACTGATGGCGCGCGAAATGTTTAAAATGACAGCTAAGATCAATAAAAAATATTTTAAAGCCGGGAAAGATTCTTTGGGTATGGTAATGAATTCGGGCATTGCCTGCGTTACCTGCCACCATGGTACCTCGCACCCTGAAGGCGGCATGCACCATGAGGAAGCTGAAAGCAAATAA
- a CDS encoding GNAT family N-acetyltransferase, with product MPDSTVTIRHANVTDLPAVLDIYNHAIINTTAVYQEDVHTLSMRESWFMDKLKNGYPVFVATEANKVIGFSTYGPFRNWPGYRFTVEHSVYVHIDHRGKGVGKLLVQSVIGHARDKGMHALIAGIDSESAGSLKLHQSLGFVEVAHFKQVGFKFGRWLDLKFLELLLS from the coding sequence ATGCCCGATTCAACTGTTACTATCCGGCATGCAAACGTAACCGATTTGCCTGCTGTGTTGGATATCTATAACCATGCTATTATCAACACTACAGCCGTTTACCAGGAAGATGTGCATACCTTATCTATGCGCGAAAGCTGGTTTATGGATAAATTGAAAAATGGTTACCCGGTATTCGTAGCTACTGAAGCCAATAAGGTAATTGGTTTTAGCACCTACGGCCCGTTTCGGAACTGGCCGGGCTATCGCTTTACAGTAGAGCATTCGGTATATGTACACATTGATCACCGGGGAAAAGGAGTGGGGAAACTTTTAGTGCAATCAGTTATAGGTCATGCGAGGGATAAAGGCATGCATGCCCTTATTGCCGGGATAGACAGTGAATCGGCGGGGAGCTTAAAGTTGCATCAATCGCTGGGGTTTGTAGAAGTGGCGCACTTTAAGCAGGTAGGTTTCAAATTTGGGCGTTGGTTAGACCTTAAGTTTTTAGAATTACTATTAAGCTAA
- a CDS encoding DUF892 family protein codes for MDIKPSHVTDPAVLKHLFTHHLNKLYYGKLYIKNNLAHLIEVASFKALQLALQELQEDAEKHLNRLDEVYNALNITPSDEECIPVKAIFKETFALEKKGIGMELLGDMNIMLYMQLIEHINITAFRMLRILGKALQLNDIEQLLLEGFDESIDDDRLFMMITNEYLSTQGYE; via the coding sequence ATGGATATTAAACCATCACATGTAACAGACCCTGCTGTTTTAAAGCATTTATTTACCCATCATCTAAACAAACTATACTACGGCAAACTGTACATTAAAAACAACCTGGCGCATTTAATTGAGGTAGCGTCGTTTAAAGCTTTACAGTTAGCCTTGCAGGAATTGCAGGAAGATGCTGAAAAGCACCTGAACCGGCTTGATGAAGTTTATAATGCACTGAATATCACCCCTTCCGACGAGGAATGCATTCCGGTAAAAGCTATATTTAAAGAAACATTTGCGCTGGAAAAGAAAGGCATTGGCATGGAGTTGCTTGGCGACATGAACATTATGCTATACATGCAACTAATTGAACACATTAACATTACGGCCTTCCGCATGCTGCGTATTTTAGGTAAAGCGTTACAGCTTAATGATATTGAACAATTACTGCTGGAGGGTTTTGATGAGTCGATTGATGATGACCGTTTGTTTATGATGATCACCAACGAGTACCTGAGTACACAGGGTTATGAATAA
- a CDS encoding Smr/MutS family protein, translating into MKYKLGDFVRFVDENMEGYVTRIIDDHMIGVTGADDFEIPVPASKVTYVYGHNISIDDKHNKPLAPIATENFIEKGIYLAVVPDQKTAAVVHFHLVNTTSYQILITLSTLQNLQYKGEYAGIVMPQSVEKVYAAPLADLQIWPQFNLQLLYYTQQNKKPVEPLIITERFKAKDFAGSKKQVPLMNQQGWLIRLDEDDLVIDAEKLKESFFKPAEEKQLVDKPATEVDLHIEKLKHEHQLLNSATILNIQLDHFKKALDAAIVHQLPEITFIHGAGNGTLKHELHKLLSKNNRIQTFMDARKEKFGYGATKVILK; encoded by the coding sequence ATGAAGTATAAATTAGGCGATTTTGTAAGATTTGTAGACGAAAACATGGAAGGGTACGTTACCCGGATCATCGACGACCATATGATAGGGGTAACCGGCGCTGATGATTTTGAAATACCTGTGCCTGCCAGTAAAGTTACTTATGTATACGGGCACAATATTTCTATTGACGATAAACATAATAAACCCTTAGCGCCAATAGCTACTGAAAACTTTATTGAAAAAGGGATTTACCTGGCCGTGGTCCCTGATCAAAAAACGGCGGCAGTGGTGCATTTTCACCTGGTAAACACTACTTCGTACCAAATATTAATTACTCTTTCTACGCTTCAAAATCTGCAATACAAAGGCGAGTATGCAGGCATAGTAATGCCCCAATCGGTTGAAAAGGTATATGCCGCTCCGTTAGCCGACTTGCAAATATGGCCGCAATTTAATCTGCAGTTGCTTTATTATACACAACAAAATAAAAAACCTGTTGAACCACTTATTATTACCGAAAGGTTTAAAGCTAAAGACTTTGCCGGAAGTAAAAAACAAGTGCCCTTAATGAACCAGCAGGGCTGGCTGATCCGCCTGGATGAGGATGATTTGGTTATTGACGCTGAAAAGCTAAAAGAGAGCTTTTTTAAGCCGGCTGAAGAAAAACAATTGGTAGACAAGCCCGCAACTGAAGTTGACCTGCACATTGAAAAGCTAAAACATGAGCACCAATTGTTAAACAGCGCTACCATATTAAATATCCAGTTAGACCATTTTAAAAAAGCGCTTGATGCCGCCATTGTGCATCAGCTACCCGAGATTACTTTTATACATGGCGCAGGCAATGGCACATTGAAACACGAACTGCATAAGTTGCTTAGTAAAAACAACCGTATACAAACTTTTATGGATGCGCGGAAGGAAAAATTTGGCTATGGCGCCACCAAAGTAATTTTGAAATAG
- a CDS encoding phosphatase PAP2-related protein, whose protein sequence is MNKTTAISPIKENWKMIWNSTTSRFQLITGSALLAILLAIMPFFFNTIEKRKGIQLDDIVLDHIPAHNVSVLIFAIIWGMGALALYRAAKQPAMYVTYVWAYSFITIVRFLTISLVKLDPPAGLIQLIDPLTGIFYGHAQITKDLFFSGHTATLCLIYLTIEKKVDKTIGFLAIIIVGCLLLVQHVHYTLDVLVAPVATFGIYKLVVWMLGNKDRA, encoded by the coding sequence TTGAATAAAACTACTGCAATATCCCCTATTAAAGAAAACTGGAAAATGATCTGGAACTCAACAACAAGCCGTTTCCAGTTAATCACCGGTTCTGCCCTATTGGCCATTTTGCTGGCTATTATGCCTTTCTTTTTTAATACAATTGAGAAAAGAAAAGGCATCCAACTTGACGATATTGTACTTGACCACATTCCTGCGCACAACGTATCGGTGCTGATATTTGCTATTATTTGGGGTATGGGCGCATTAGCCTTGTACCGGGCAGCCAAACAACCAGCAATGTATGTTACTTATGTTTGGGCATATTCATTTATCACCATTGTCCGTTTTTTAACAATTAGCCTGGTTAAGCTTGATCCGCCTGCTGGTTTGATTCAATTGATAGATCCGCTGACAGGTATTTTTTACGGTCACGCACAAATAACTAAGGACCTTTTCTTCTCGGGCCATACGGCTACCCTATGCCTGATATACCTCACCATCGAGAAAAAAGTTGACAAAACCATTGGCTTCCTGGCAATAATTATTGTAGGATGCCTGCTATTGGTTCAGCACGTGCACTACACGCTGGATGTGTTGGTTGCCCCGGTTGCTACCTTCGGTATTTATAAGCTGGTGGTTTGGATGCTGGGCAATAAAGACCGTGCATAA
- a CDS encoding YceI family protein, with translation MKKTLITLFTAVALLAFKPIADSTWTVDPAHSKLGFSITHMMVSDVDGTFKSFTATVTSSKDDFSDAVVNLSADVASVSTDNDARDKHIKTPDFFDVEKYPKMTFKSTSFKKTGDKTYKVTGDLTLKGITKSVTLDATYRGTYTNQMNKKTVAGFKVTGVVKRKDFNIGANFPTAALSDEVTLTANTEFVKN, from the coding sequence ATGAAAAAAACACTAATCACCCTATTTACTGCAGTAGCTTTATTAGCATTTAAACCTATTGCCGACAGTACCTGGACGGTTGATCCCGCTCACTCTAAATTAGGCTTTTCTATCACTCACATGATGGTATCTGATGTAGACGGTACATTTAAATCATTTACCGCTACAGTAACATCATCAAAAGATGATTTTAGCGATGCCGTAGTTAACTTAAGCGCTGATGTAGCGTCTGTTAGCACAGATAATGATGCGCGCGACAAACACATTAAAACCCCTGACTTTTTTGATGTGGAGAAATATCCTAAAATGACTTTCAAAAGCACTTCGTTCAAAAAAACAGGTGACAAAACTTATAAAGTAACCGGCGACCTGACATTAAAAGGCATCACCAAAAGTGTTACTTTAGATGCAACTTACCGTGGCACCTACACCAACCAAATGAATAAAAAAACTGTTGCGGGCTTTAAAGTAACCGGTGTAGTTAAACGCAAAGACTTTAATATTGGGGCTAATTTCCCAACTGCAGCTTTAAGTGATGAAGTTACGCTTACTGCTAATACCGAGTTTGTCAAAAACTAA
- a CDS encoding C40 family peptidase yields the protein MEYGICNLAIVPLRAEPSSRAEMVSQILFGEVFEIMERKDEWIRIITTLDGYEGWLNYLQYISLSPAAYKKHQQKKVPLTYRPVTQAWKTADNSVVYLPVASSLSFLEGTTCHIGSEYFEIIGEIGAKEDIANTAKSFLNAPYLWGGRTHMGIDCSGFVQAVYRLQGIILKRDAYLQAEQGQTVDFLQSAKLGDLAFFDNEQGHITHVGMMLNNSQIIHASGRVKIDKIDDQGIFSGDLQKYTHKLRIIKRLL from the coding sequence ATGGAATACGGAATTTGTAACCTTGCAATTGTTCCCTTAAGGGCCGAACCAAGTTCGCGCGCCGAAATGGTATCGCAAATATTATTTGGCGAGGTGTTTGAAATAATGGAACGTAAAGATGAATGGATACGCATTATTACTACACTGGATGGTTACGAAGGCTGGCTGAATTACCTGCAATACATTTCGCTTTCGCCAGCAGCTTACAAAAAACATCAGCAGAAAAAAGTGCCCTTAACCTATCGCCCGGTTACACAAGCCTGGAAAACGGCTGACAATAGCGTGGTATATTTGCCTGTTGCCAGCTCACTTTCGTTTTTAGAAGGTACTACATGCCATATCGGTTCCGAATACTTTGAAATTATTGGCGAAATTGGCGCAAAAGAGGATATTGCAAATACGGCTAAATCATTCCTCAATGCACCTTATTTGTGGGGGGGGCGTACGCACATGGGTATAGATTGTTCGGGCTTTGTGCAGGCAGTATACAGGCTGCAAGGTATTATCTTAAAGCGCGATGCGTATTTGCAAGCCGAGCAAGGCCAAACCGTAGACTTTTTACAATCGGCTAAATTAGGCGACCTGGCATTTTTTGATAACGAACAAGGCCACATTACCCATGTAGGCATGATGCTGAACAACAGCCAGATCATCCATGCCAGTGGCCGGGTTAAAATTGACAAGATAGACGACCAGGGAATCTTTTCGGGCGATTTACAAAAGTATACACATAAACTGCGGATAATTAAACGACTGCTTTAG
- a CDS encoding 4Fe-4S dicluster domain-containing protein yields MAIKITDECINCGACEPECPNNAIYDAGAAWRFSDGTGLKGVIDFGDGNTLNAEETQAALSDDIYYIVPDKCTECVGFHDEPQCAAVCPVDCCVDDEDVRETKEELLAKKDWLHMNE; encoded by the coding sequence ATGGCGATTAAAATCACCGATGAATGTATAAACTGCGGGGCCTGTGAGCCCGAATGCCCTAATAATGCCATATACGATGCTGGCGCCGCATGGCGTTTTAGCGATGGTACCGGCTTAAAAGGCGTTATTGATTTTGGAGACGGCAACACTTTAAATGCAGAAGAAACACAAGCTGCCCTATCCGACGATATCTATTATATAGTACCTGATAAATGTACCGAATGTGTAGGCTTCCATGATGAGCCGCAGTGTGCTGCTGTTTGCCCGGTTGATTGCTGTGTAGATGACGAGGATGTGCGCGAGACTAAAGAGGAATTGCTGGCCAAAAAAGATTGGCTGCACATGAACGAATAA